In Acidimicrobiales bacterium, the following proteins share a genomic window:
- a CDS encoding sigma-70 family RNA polymerase sigma factor codes for MSPADDGALVTAAADGDQAAWDALVKRFSGLVWSIARSHRLSQADAADVSQTAWLRLVENLGRLRDPDRVGAWLATTSRNECLRIIRLSGRMVPTDLDADTDLGAGDAQVAPLDAALLAGERDSELWRAFAGISERCQGLLRLLIADPAPSYEEVGAILDMPVGSIGPTRARCLEHLRRRAGITGAVRGSE; via the coding sequence GTGAGCCCGGCTGACGACGGAGCGCTGGTCACGGCCGCAGCCGACGGCGACCAGGCGGCGTGGGACGCCCTGGTCAAGCGCTTCAGCGGGCTGGTGTGGTCCATCGCCCGGTCGCACCGGCTGTCGCAGGCCGACGCCGCCGACGTCTCGCAGACGGCGTGGCTGCGCCTGGTCGAGAACCTCGGCCGCCTCCGTGATCCCGACAGGGTGGGTGCCTGGCTGGCCACCACCAGCCGGAACGAGTGTCTCCGCATCATCCGCCTGTCGGGCCGGATGGTGCCCACCGACCTCGACGCCGACACCGACCTGGGCGCCGGCGACGCCCAGGTCGCCCCGCTCGACGCCGCCCTCCTGGCGGGCGAACGCGACAGCGAGCTGTGGCGGGCCTTCGCAGGGATCAGCGAGCGGTGCCAGGGCCTGCTGCGGCTTCTCATCGCCGATCCTGCGCCCAGCTACGAGGAGGTCGGCGCCATCCTCGACATGCCGGTGGGAAGCATCGGCCCCACCCGCGCCCGATGCCTCGAGCATCTCCGGCGCAGAGCCGGTATCACCGGCGCCGTTCGCGGCTCTGAGTGA
- the pdxH gene encoding pyridoxamine 5'-phosphate oxidase, whose amino-acid sequence MPALSEDDLDPDPIAQFHAWYADAGTDAMALVTASADARPGGRMVLLKSADERGFTFFTNYTSPKARDLDANPRAALLFHWPPDRQVRATGSVARVDPAESDRYWGSRPRGSQLSAWASHQSEVVADRAALEARVAEVATRFPAEIPRPPFWGGFRLVPDSIEFWHHREDRLHDRLRYRRHMGAWLIERLSP is encoded by the coding sequence GTGCCGGCACTCAGCGAGGACGACCTGGACCCCGACCCGATCGCCCAGTTCCACGCCTGGTACGCCGACGCCGGCACCGACGCCATGGCCCTGGTGACGGCGTCGGCCGACGCTCGACCGGGCGGGCGCATGGTGCTGCTCAAGAGCGCCGACGAGCGGGGCTTCACCTTCTTCACCAACTACACGAGCCCCAAGGCCCGCGACCTCGACGCCAATCCCCGTGCCGCGCTGCTCTTCCACTGGCCCCCCGACCGCCAGGTCCGGGCGACGGGCTCGGTGGCCAGGGTCGACCCGGCCGAGTCCGACCGGTACTGGGGCTCGCGCCCGCGCGGCAGCCAGCTGAGCGCCTGGGCCTCACACCAGAGCGAGGTGGTGGCCGACCGGGCCGCCCTCGAAGCGCGCGTCGCCGAGGTCGCCACCCGCTTCCCCGCCGAAATCCCACGGCCCCCGTTCTGGGGCGGATTCCGGCTGGTGCCCGACTCGATCGAGTTCTGGCACCACCGGGAGGACCGGCTGCACGACCGCCTCCGTTACCGCCGCCACATGGGCGCCTGGCTGATCGAGCGCCTCTCACCCTGA
- a CDS encoding cobalamin-binding protein codes for MRIVSLLPSATEIVFALGLGDDLHGVTFECDHPPEARSRTVVSTTALPGARPSGEPLSAADIDGLVSASIGAGEAIYRLDASRIGAIDPDLILTQDLCQVCAVPTGAVEDALDVLGCSARVVSLDPCSLDDVLASISLVGDATGTAARAREVVEGLRRRLEAVAAAVASRPPVRVFALEWSDPPFSGGHWVPDMIAAAGGVPLLAPSGQPSRRLAWDDVAGAGADVVVFMPCGHTLAEALAEGRRALVGHPALAAARQLWAADANACFSRPGPRLVDGVEALAAVLHPGTGVAPRPDLLTQLSGP; via the coding sequence GTGCGGATCGTCTCGCTCCTGCCGTCGGCCACCGAGATCGTCTTTGCCCTGGGGCTGGGCGACGACCTGCACGGCGTTACCTTCGAGTGCGACCACCCGCCCGAGGCCCGCTCCAGAACGGTCGTGTCCACAACCGCGCTGCCGGGCGCGCGACCGAGCGGGGAGCCGCTGTCGGCGGCCGACATCGACGGGCTCGTGTCGGCCAGCATCGGTGCCGGCGAAGCGATCTACCGGCTCGACGCGTCGCGCATCGGCGCCATCGACCCGGACCTCATCCTCACCCAGGACCTGTGCCAGGTGTGCGCGGTGCCCACCGGGGCGGTGGAGGACGCCCTCGACGTGCTGGGGTGCTCGGCGCGGGTCGTGTCGCTCGACCCCTGCTCGCTCGACGACGTGCTGGCATCCATCAGCCTGGTCGGCGACGCCACCGGCACCGCGGCACGCGCACGGGAGGTGGTCGAAGGGCTCCGGCGCCGCCTCGAAGCCGTGGCCGCGGCGGTGGCCAGTCGGCCCCCGGTCCGGGTGTTCGCCCTCGAATGGTCGGACCCTCCCTTCAGCGGCGGACACTGGGTCCCCGACATGATCGCCGCCGCCGGAGGTGTCCCGCTGCTGGCCCCGTCCGGGCAGCCGTCGCGCCGTCTGGCGTGGGACGACGTGGCGGGCGCCGGGGCGGACGTCGTCGTGTTCATGCCGTGCGGCCACACGCTGGCCGAGGCGCTGGCCGAGGGCCGGCGTGCCCTCGTCGGCCATCCGGCCCTGGCCGCCGCCCGCCAGCTCTGGGCGGCGGACGCCAACGCCTGCTTCTCCCGTCCCGGCCCCCGCCTGGTGGACGGCGTCGAGGCCCTGGCCGCCGTCCTGCATCCCGGCACCGGCGTCGCCCCCCGACCCGACCTCCTCACGCAACTGTCGGGCCCGTAG
- a CDS encoding TrkA C-terminal domain-containing protein — protein MDDRPRNLRTLLSEAKDISELMVDIAYAALYYAEPDMVDEVDELGDTLLDLAHDMRTMCVVAARSPRDADAMASVLDVVSAIERIGMAAMDIGRIVNHRLGIPPTLVADLAVAEEVSHQVRVREGSEMAHRCVGDLELPTAVGMAVVALRRSGEWNTEVEDDVILVPDDMVLARGAGAGVAGLRTLAGEAPWMPPAAPEGEPDLDRAIDTLVEMKNISEVAVGLAYSALVLRDAGLATEVVHLEDRLDEMQERLETWVLRSAANHADPSPLRGLLHLSAAAEALGDAAQQLVWPVERGEELHPILALAFGEAEEVVARVPVAAGSQADGRTLGALRLETETGFYLLAIRRGGRYLYRPRRDVVLSADDELIATGPDEGRALLAELCGYGFATDDDTGQDVLVPLAARS, from the coding sequence ATGGACGACAGACCCCGAAACCTGCGGACCCTGCTCTCGGAGGCCAAGGACATCTCCGAGCTGATGGTCGACATCGCCTACGCCGCCCTCTACTACGCAGAGCCGGACATGGTCGACGAGGTCGACGAGCTGGGCGACACCCTGCTCGACCTCGCCCACGACATGCGGACCATGTGCGTGGTGGCGGCCCGCTCGCCCCGCGACGCCGACGCCATGGCCTCGGTGCTCGACGTGGTGAGCGCCATCGAGCGCATCGGCATGGCGGCCATGGACATCGGGCGCATCGTCAACCACCGCCTGGGCATCCCGCCCACCCTGGTGGCCGACCTTGCGGTGGCAGAGGAGGTCAGCCACCAGGTGCGGGTCCGGGAAGGCTCGGAGATGGCCCACCGGTGCGTGGGCGACCTCGAGCTGCCCACCGCCGTCGGCATGGCAGTAGTCGCGCTGCGCCGCAGCGGCGAGTGGAACACCGAGGTCGAGGACGACGTGATCCTCGTCCCCGACGACATGGTGCTGGCTCGCGGTGCGGGCGCCGGCGTTGCCGGCCTGCGCACCTTGGCCGGGGAAGCCCCGTGGATGCCGCCGGCCGCGCCGGAGGGGGAGCCGGACCTGGACCGCGCCATCGACACGCTCGTGGAGATGAAGAACATCTCGGAGGTGGCGGTGGGCCTGGCCTACTCGGCGCTGGTGCTGCGCGACGCCGGGCTCGCCACCGAGGTCGTGCATCTGGAGGACCGCTTGGACGAGATGCAGGAGCGCCTCGAGACGTGGGTCCTGCGCTCGGCCGCCAATCACGCCGACCCCTCGCCGCTGCGTGGGCTGCTCCACCTGTCGGCCGCCGCCGAGGCGCTGGGCGACGCCGCCCAGCAGCTGGTGTGGCCGGTGGAGCGCGGTGAGGAGCTGCACCCGATCCTCGCCCTGGCCTTCGGGGAGGCGGAGGAGGTGGTGGCGCGGGTGCCGGTCGCCGCCGGCTCGCAGGCCGACGGGCGCACCCTCGGTGCGCTGCGCCTGGAGACCGAGACGGGCTTCTACCTGCTCGCCATCCGCCGGGGCGGGCGCTACCTCTACCGGCCCCGCCGGGACGTCGTGCTCTCCGCCGACGACGAGCTCATCGCCACCGGTCCCGACGAGGGGCGGGCCCTCCTGGCCGAGCTGTGCGGCTATGGGTTCGCCACCGACGACGACACGGGGCAGGACGTCCTGGTCCCCCTCGCCGCTCGGTCCTGA
- a CDS encoding magnesium transporter yields MPRTRGRTRRRPLERIPRPALDGAARARASAQHVVVLAKRRPRPLRWLVRRLFGLFGPGEEAVRQSLVALGLNSSTSLVAGAVLGSITGTFAKLPGLLVLVPAAIGLRGNIFGAFGNRISTTIHAGTFELSTKRTTVLGQNVTAVLALTLAMSGVLAVIAKSVAVALGITGTVSILDLALISVVGGLLASVLVLMGSLALTAGAVRYDWDLDNVNAPLVSTLGDVLTLPALYVATFLVGFAFVTPAIGVVALAVAGAALAASALSRMDLLRRIVRESMPVLVVAGAVSAMAGIVLERRFQAFADLPALLVLVPAHLSSAGALGGILSGRLSTKLVLGMVSPGAVPGREARGDIALVFLLGLPVYVFNGVGAHVVSRLLDHPSPGLLEMVAVSLIAGMAAVTFVVVVAYYGTIAAVRTGLDPDTYGIPVVSSSVDFVGAFALVLTIAALGVS; encoded by the coding sequence GTGCCGCGCACTCGCGGCCGCACGCGGCGCCGGCCGCTCGAGCGCATCCCGCGCCCGGCCCTCGACGGGGCGGCGCGCGCACGGGCTAGCGCACAACACGTCGTCGTCCTGGCCAAGCGGCGGCCCCGGCCGCTGCGCTGGCTGGTCCGGCGCCTCTTCGGGCTCTTCGGTCCCGGCGAGGAGGCCGTCCGCCAGAGCCTGGTGGCGCTCGGCCTGAACAGCTCCACCAGCCTGGTGGCCGGTGCCGTCCTCGGCTCGATCACCGGCACGTTCGCCAAGCTCCCCGGGCTGCTCGTGCTCGTCCCGGCCGCCATCGGCCTCCGTGGCAACATCTTCGGCGCCTTCGGCAACCGCATCAGCACCACGATCCACGCCGGCACGTTCGAGCTGTCCACCAAGCGCACGACCGTGCTCGGCCAGAACGTGACCGCCGTGCTCGCCCTGACGCTGGCCATGTCGGGCGTGCTGGCTGTGATCGCCAAGTCGGTGGCCGTCGCCCTCGGCATCACGGGCACCGTCTCCATCCTCGACCTCGCCCTCATCTCCGTGGTCGGTGGGCTGCTGGCCTCGGTGCTCGTGCTGATGGGCTCGCTGGCCCTCACGGCCGGCGCCGTCCGCTACGACTGGGACCTCGACAACGTGAACGCGCCCCTGGTGTCGACGTTGGGCGACGTGCTGACCCTTCCGGCCCTCTATGTCGCCACCTTCCTCGTCGGGTTCGCGTTCGTGACCCCTGCCATCGGCGTGGTGGCGCTCGCCGTCGCCGGCGCCGCGCTGGCGGCCAGCGCCTTGTCACGGATGGACCTGTTGCGCCGCATCGTCCGGGAGTCGATGCCCGTGCTCGTGGTCGCCGGCGCCGTCAGCGCCATGGCGGGAATCGTCCTCGAGCGCCGCTTCCAGGCGTTCGCCGACCTGCCCGCCCTGCTCGTCCTGGTTCCCGCCCACCTGAGCAGCGCCGGCGCCCTGGGCGGCATCCTGTCCGGTCGCCTCTCCACCAAGCTGGTGCTCGGCATGGTGTCACCCGGTGCCGTCCCCGGCCGGGAGGCGCGCGGCGACATCGCCCTCGTCTTCCTCCTGGGGCTGCCCGTGTACGTCTTCAACGGGGTCGGGGCCCACGTCGTCAGCCGCCTGCTCGACCACCCGAGCCCGGGCTTGCTGGAGATGGTGGCCGTGTCGCTCATCGCCGGAATGGCGGCGGTGACCTTCGTCGTCGTCGTGGCCTACTACGGCACCATCGCGGCCGTCCGCACGGGACTCGACCCCGACACCTACGGGATCCCCGTGGTCAGCTCCTCGGTCGACTTCGTCGGCGCCTTCGCGCTCGTGTTGACGATCGCTGCGCTGGGCGTATCGTGA